In the Chlorobium limicola DSM 245 genome, one interval contains:
- a CDS encoding TetR/AcrR family transcriptional regulator — MPNLSESIKDFAWRQITESGASSLSLRKIARELGITAPAIYNYFPDRDALVTALIIDAYASFGDCQHEAKASFPEPGQEVERFRATGIAYRRWALQYPHRYLLIFGSPVPGYVPPMQELLPVMMRSLGALTGVIAELQAGGRLDAYAIPLPLVEPGHRLFTLMGSADSGMLSVYSVAMLIWSRVHGIVSLEITGQLPPFAGDGEALYRFELDSICRQFIRPPEAVPDATGFFRNH, encoded by the coding sequence ATGCCAAATCTCAGCGAGTCCATCAAGGACTTCGCCTGGCGACAGATAACCGAATCAGGCGCCTCTTCGCTTTCGCTCCGTAAAATCGCCAGAGAGCTGGGCATTACCGCTCCGGCCATCTACAACTATTTCCCCGACCGGGACGCACTGGTGACGGCGCTTATCATCGATGCCTACGCATCGTTCGGCGACTGCCAGCATGAAGCGAAAGCCTCTTTTCCCGAGCCGGGACAGGAGGTCGAGAGGTTTCGGGCTACCGGCATTGCCTACCGACGATGGGCTTTGCAATATCCGCACCGGTACCTGCTTATTTTCGGCAGTCCGGTTCCCGGCTATGTGCCTCCCATGCAGGAACTCCTGCCGGTCATGATGCGTTCCCTCGGAGCCCTTACCGGCGTCATTGCGGAGTTGCAGGCGGGGGGGCGACTCGATGCGTATGCTATCCCGCTCCCTCTCGTCGAACCCGGCCACAGGTTATTCACTCTTATGGGCTCTGCTGATTCCGGAATGCTCTCCGTTTACTCCGTCGCCATGCTCATCTGGAGCCGGGTACACGGGATCGTATCGCTCGAAATAACCGGACAGCTTCCGCCTTTTGCCGGGGACGGAGAGGCGCTTTATCGTTTTGAACTCGATTCCATCTGCCGTCAGTTCATCCGCCCGCCGGAGGCCGTACCGGATGCAACGGGATTTTTCCGAAACCATTAA
- a CDS encoding NAD(P)H-dependent oxidoreductase, producing the protein MAHGKEGGMKALIFDGSPEGDSTGERVAGVLAELLAVQGYESEHVVLRKKTIGNCSGCFGCWLKTPGICVIDDDNRELSRRFIGSDLLIMLTPVTFGSYSPELKRMLDHFIANVSPFFMTVRGETHHRNRYAHYPDLLVTGWLDHRDEVEEALFRHLAWRNSINFYAQRSSWGIIEPSAASVTLREQVTGLLQGLDKPSALPGENLPDAAATSAMEVSPRKALLLVGSPRMAHSTSASLGGYLLDRLEAQGIETETIHIYKALHGPGKLRQLLDAVDNADLCILSFPLYIDTIPAPLLSVLQKIHECRKGKALHGGFVAIANSGFIESSQNETALAVCSAFAGASGFRWMGSITIGGGEGLAHGRPLAELGGPVIPYKKAFDRVAQSLAAGNPVPEDARRQLARPFVPAWIYRLVGSMEWKKRARHNGVLHKIDDQPYL; encoded by the coding sequence ATGGCTCATGGAAAGGAGGGCGGCATGAAAGCGCTGATTTTCGACGGTTCGCCCGAAGGTGATTCCACGGGGGAAAGAGTTGCCGGAGTTCTTGCTGAACTTCTTGCGGTTCAAGGATATGAATCCGAACATGTCGTTTTGCGGAAGAAAACCATTGGCAACTGCAGCGGTTGTTTCGGGTGCTGGCTGAAAACCCCCGGGATCTGCGTTATCGACGATGATAACCGGGAGCTGTCGCGTCGGTTCATCGGAAGCGATCTGCTGATCATGCTGACGCCGGTGACCTTCGGGAGTTATTCGCCGGAATTGAAGCGGATGCTCGACCATTTTATTGCCAACGTTTCCCCCTTTTTCATGACTGTCAGGGGTGAAACGCATCATCGGAATCGCTATGCACACTATCCCGATCTGCTGGTGACAGGATGGCTCGACCACCGGGACGAGGTTGAGGAGGCTCTGTTCCGTCATCTTGCCTGGCGCAATTCGATAAATTTTTATGCACAAAGAAGCAGTTGGGGCATCATCGAGCCTTCTGCCGCTTCAGTCACCTTGCGGGAGCAGGTAACGGGTCTGCTTCAGGGGCTCGACAAGCCTTCTGCACTTCCCGGGGAGAACCTTCCCGATGCCGCTGCAACTTCCGCAATGGAGGTTTCGCCCCGTAAAGCCCTGTTGCTTGTCGGCAGTCCGCGCATGGCTCATAGCACATCGGCATCGCTGGGAGGATACCTGCTCGACCGGTTGGAAGCACAGGGGATCGAGACGGAAACCATCCATATCTATAAGGCATTGCATGGCCCGGGAAAACTCCGGCAGTTGCTCGATGCCGTCGATAATGCCGATCTCTGCATCCTGTCGTTTCCACTCTATATCGACACCATTCCGGCGCCACTGCTCTCCGTTCTGCAGAAAATTCATGAGTGCCGCAAAGGGAAGGCGTTGCATGGCGGGTTTGTGGCCATTGCGAACAGCGGCTTCATCGAATCTTCCCAGAATGAAACCGCACTTGCCGTTTGCTCGGCTTTTGCCGGTGCATCCGGTTTCCGGTGGATGGGCAGTATCACCATCGGTGGAGGAGAAGGTCTTGCGCATGGCCGTCCTCTCGCAGAGCTCGGAGGTCCGGTGATTCCCTACAAGAAAGCCTTTGACCGTGTCGCGCAATCCCTTGCTGCCGGTAATCCTGTGCCAGAAGATGCACGGCGTCAGCTGGCCAGGCCATTCGTACCTGCCTGGATATACCGGCTTGTCGGTTCCATGGAGTGGAAAAAACGGGCCCGCCATAACGGAGTTCTTCATAAAATCGACGACCAGCCGTATCTGTAG
- the recQ gene encoding DNA helicase RecQ, which yields MQATGSDSALFDTLRKVFGFREFRPNQERIVRAILNKRDVFAVMPTGGGKSLCYQLPAVLLPGTCMVISPLIALMKDQVDGARANGIRAAHLNSSLCPEERTAVMHDLLSNSLDLLYVAPERFTLEQFREMLGRVNISMAVIDEAHCISEWGHDFRPDYLSLSALVTLFPDLPVTAFTATATHLVQQDILDKLSLRDPLVVRASFDRGNLFYDIRFKENSGEQIAAIVRSNQGKAGIIYRTSRKNVNDTTAMLKAKGFRALPYHAGLGDEERKRNQDAFIRDEADVIVATVAFGMGIDKSNIRFVIHADLPKSIENYYQETGRAGRDGEAAQCTLLFSQGDIPKVRFFIDTITDEAERARVLAAFSKVIAFASTSVCRRKTLLDYFGETYPHDNCNSCDICLGTREVIDATTESQMLLSAIARTEERFGATHIVDIVTGSRNQKIRDFGHDRLKTYGVGKGREKKFWRQLIDELLARKVIAKSEGLFPMLYLLPKAVQVLRNEEKVEIVRVREKKATGNVKNLVEGSYDHELFDLLRSLRKQIADELGIPPYVVFSDRSLRDMASILPQSDETMLSVSGVGEVKLQRYGQQFLALIKKYRKEHPEETSRLPILPR from the coding sequence ATGCAGGCGACCGGATCGGATTCAGCCTTGTTCGATACCCTTCGAAAGGTTTTCGGATTCCGTGAGTTTCGCCCGAATCAGGAACGCATTGTACGGGCAATTCTGAATAAGCGGGATGTGTTTGCCGTTATGCCCACCGGGGGCGGCAAATCTCTCTGCTACCAGCTGCCCGCAGTGCTGCTTCCGGGAACCTGCATGGTGATCAGCCCGCTTATCGCGCTCATGAAAGATCAGGTTGACGGAGCGAGGGCCAATGGCATCCGCGCTGCGCATCTCAACAGCTCCCTCTGCCCGGAAGAACGAACTGCCGTTATGCACGACCTGCTCTCGAATTCGCTCGACCTGCTCTATGTGGCCCCCGAACGCTTTACGCTCGAGCAGTTCCGGGAGATGCTCGGACGGGTGAACATCAGCATGGCCGTAATCGACGAAGCTCACTGTATTTCGGAGTGGGGACACGATTTCCGGCCGGACTATCTCTCTCTTTCCGCTCTGGTCACCCTCTTTCCCGATCTGCCGGTTACCGCCTTTACGGCTACGGCCACGCACCTGGTGCAGCAGGATATTCTCGATAAACTCTCACTGCGCGATCCGCTTGTCGTCAGGGCCTCCTTTGACCGCGGCAATCTTTTCTACGACATCCGTTTCAAGGAAAACAGCGGGGAACAGATTGCGGCGATTGTGAGAAGCAATCAGGGAAAAGCCGGAATCATCTACCGCACCAGCCGTAAAAACGTCAACGACACGACGGCCATGCTTAAAGCTAAAGGGTTCAGGGCACTCCCCTACCACGCCGGGTTGGGAGACGAGGAGCGCAAGCGCAATCAGGATGCCTTCATCCGCGATGAAGCGGACGTTATTGTCGCCACGGTCGCATTCGGTATGGGGATAGATAAATCGAACATCCGCTTCGTCATCCATGCCGACCTGCCGAAAAGCATTGAAAATTACTATCAGGAAACCGGCAGGGCCGGACGCGACGGCGAGGCTGCGCAATGCACGTTGCTGTTCTCGCAGGGAGACATCCCCAAAGTGCGCTTCTTCATCGACACGATAACCGATGAAGCCGAGAGGGCCCGGGTTCTCGCCGCATTTTCAAAAGTTATCGCATTCGCATCCACATCGGTCTGCAGGCGGAAAACCCTGCTTGACTATTTCGGTGAAACCTACCCACACGATAACTGCAACTCCTGTGACATCTGCCTCGGCACACGAGAGGTCATTGACGCCACCACTGAGTCGCAGATGCTGCTTTCGGCAATCGCCCGGACTGAAGAACGGTTCGGAGCGACGCATATTGTGGATATTGTGACCGGAAGCCGGAACCAGAAAATCAGGGACTTCGGGCATGACCGGCTTAAAACTTACGGAGTGGGAAAGGGACGCGAAAAAAAATTCTGGCGGCAGCTGATCGATGAGCTTCTTGCCCGGAAAGTGATCGCGAAATCCGAGGGCCTCTTCCCTATGCTGTATCTGCTGCCAAAAGCGGTTCAGGTTCTGAGAAACGAAGAAAAAGTCGAAATCGTCAGAGTAAGGGAAAAGAAAGCGACCGGAAATGTAAAGAATCTGGTGGAGGGGAGTTACGATCATGAACTGTTTGATCTGCTCCGGTCTCTCAGGAAACAGATCGCCGACGAACTGGGTATTCCGCCCTATGTGGTCTTTTCCGACCGCTCGCTGCGCGATATGGCCTCCATTCTGCCGCAGAGCGACGAGACCATGCTTTCGGTTTCGGGAGTCGGAGAGGTCAAGCTTCAGCGATATGGACAACAGTTCCTCGCGCTCATAAAAAAATACAGAAAAGAGCATCCGGAAGAAACTTCCCGATTGCCGATACTGCCTCGATGA